Part of the Aquila chrysaetos chrysaetos chromosome 6, bAquChr1.4, whole genome shotgun sequence genome, CCCAGAGTGAAGCCAACCTGAAGAAGAACCGCAACCCCGACTATGTGCCCTGTGAGCATCCCAGCCGCCCTGCCCCAGGGACCGGCTCCCAGGGCCGTGGCAGGAGGGCGGTGTGGGGCACGGGGATGCTTGCGGCCACAGCAGGCTGCGGCACGGGTTTGCCCGCAGCTCCCCTGGGCACTCGCCACATCCCCTGGCCTCCGTTTCCCCAGATGACCACGTGCGGATCAAGCTGAAAGCCGAGAGCAACCCGTCCCGCAGTGACTTCATCAATGCCAGTCCGATCGTGAGTGATCACTGGGGGCTCCTGCCCACCCACCCCGCTCTGTGATGTGCTCAGCCCAGGCAAGGCTCCCCCTCTGGGATGGAGCTGGACTGAGCTCACATCCCTGCGGGCTACAGATGTGAGCAATGTGCCTGCCCCATTGCTCAGACATGGTTAAAACCCATTTCCCTCCTGGCTGTGGCACCCAAAGCTCTCTCCCCAGCCTTCCCATCACCCCTGGAGTATCCCCCCGCTCCTCCCAGTGTCACTGACCCCTGGCCAAGGAGCGTGCGGTCTGACATTCCCTTTCCCGCTCCAGATCGAGCATGACCCACGGATGCCAGCATACATCGCCACGCAGGGGCCGCTGTCCCACACTATCGCCGACTTCTGGCAGGTGAGCATCAcccagctgtgccagcccaTCGGGGTCCCTCTGGGTGCTGCCAACCAGATGGGTCACCGCGGCTTGGCCGCCCTCCCGCCTGGGCTGTCACCCAGCAAGTGACACCCCACATGCCTTGCCTGCAGATGGTGTGGGAGCATGGCTGCACCGTTATCGTCATGCTGAGCCCGCTGGCCGAGGACAGCGTCAAGCAGTGTGACCGCTACTGGCCAGACGAAGGCTCCTCTCTCTACCACATCTATGAGGCAAGTGTGACCGGTAGCCTGTGGCAAGGAGCATCCTCCAGCTGCTGTCCCGCCGAGTGAGTGCAGCCCCCCTGCCTGGCGCTGACGCCCACCGGCTGCTTCTCTCGGGCAGGTGAACCTGGTGTCGGAGCACATCTGGTGCGAGGATTTCCTGGTGCGCAGCTTCTACCTGAAGAACGTGCAGTCGCAGGAGACCCGCACCCTGACGCAGTTCCACTTCCTTAGCTGGCCGGCCGAGGGCATCCCCGCCACCACCCGGCCCCTCCTCGACTTCCGCAGGTGAGTGCCCACCTGGTGCCATGCCAGCCCCCGGGAAGCCGGCGGTGTTCCCGACCTCAGGGGGACTGATGGGCGAGGACATCGCTGCCGGTGTGATGAGGGTCAGGGACGTGGCATGGACTGGCTGGGGGAGACGGGGGGCTGCCGTGCATGGGGAGGAGCAGAAGAACCAGATTCTGGCCAGCTTGGGATGAGGCTCAGCGGAGCTTGGTGGGCAAGAGCCCTGCAGGCTGAGGTTGCCAGGGCTCTCCAGCCTTCATGGGGAGGGTGGAAAAGTGCTCTTCCCCAGAGCTGGCATGGGGGACAGTACTGGCTGGCACCCTCCTCAGCTGTGGGTACGAGAAGAAACCCCCGGAGCCAGCCTTGAACAGCTGTGACCCATTGCTCCCCATGCCCTACAGCCAGCGGCAGATCCCCAGCTGGCCTGGGGAgagggctgcggggctgggacTGCTCCCAAGAGGGCTGCGGGCAGCACCCGCTGGGGTCTCGGGGTCCCTGGGTGGTGGTGGGCTCTTGCAGGGGGTTGACCGGTCACTGTCCCCAGGTTGCGTGGGGCCAGGGACCCTGCTTAGAGCAGTGGGGGGTCCCTGAGCACATTGCCCTCCTCTCCACCCTGCTCAtgctctctctgtctctctgtctgtctctgtctctctctcgCAGCTGCCAGTGTCATTTTTGTGATTTGCAGCTAGTAATCTGGCTCCAGTTGCATAGTCACAAAAGTGATCGTTGGCAGCCGTGCCTGCTGCATGGAGCATGCCGGGAGCCCCACCGGCGCCTGGCCCCCAGCTTCGCGCCCCACCGGACCAGAGCTGCTCCCTTGGGGGTCCTGTCActgctcccctccctgggctgggcaCCCGAGGAGCcaggctcctctccctgccGTGGCCTCTTTCCAGCCATGGCCCCCATGCCGTGCCCAGCACcgctggggaggcaggaggagccATGTGCTGGACCGACCCCCAGGGCCACATCATCGGGTGTCCGCTGCCCTCCCCCGGCTTGGCCCAGCGAGGAGCACCTAGTGCGACCTTGTCCCTGGCATGGCAGGGCACTGACCTGCTCCCTCTTGTCCTTGTAGGAAGGTGAACAAGTGCTACCGGGGTCGCTCCTGCCCTATTATCGTGCACTGCAGGTACTGCTGGGGAGGGTACGGGCTGGGGGGTGGCTGCAAGGCTGGGACCTGCTAGCCAGCACCAGTCAGTCCCTGGAGCCCATCCACCTGGTCCAAGTGTCTCTGTCTTGCAGTGATGGTGCAGGCAGGACTGGGACGTACATCCTCGTCGACATGGTCCTGAACCGAATGGCCAAAGGTAGGTGCAGGGCAGCACTGCTTCTGCCCTGTCCGGAGGGTGCGGGGCCATCTGCTTGACCTGTGGACCCCCCTCCTAAcaccctttttccccctctgccccaggTGTAAAGGAGATAGACATAGCTGCTACGCTGGAGCACATCAGAGACCAGCGGCCCCGGCATGGTGCAGACCAAGGTACCCCCCAAACTGgggctcccctccctccctgagcACACACAGcccctggggctgagctggtgAGGACCCTTATGCCCCCCCGCTTTGCTCCCCCAGGACCAGTTTGAGTTCGCGCTGACAGCCGTGGCCGAGGAAGTGAATGCCATCCTGAAGGCACTGCCACAGTGATGGCGAGGAGCCCTCCCCTCTTGTCTTCCCCCATGCCCCCCTGGCTTTGCGCGCTCTCCTCGCCCTGCCCGTGGGGCTGCTCTCCCTGTAAAgtgctgtctgtgctgctggctctgtttcccccctccctccccaggcccccctgccctccctccccagggctgcagggctcagccccTCTGCGTGCAGGGCACAGAACCCTATTGCACCCCATGCCGCCGCAGAGGGGACTGGGCTCATGTCCCCTGCAGAGGAGGGGACCAGGTGATGCTGCTGGGAGTTGGCtgtgggcccccccccccctccatccaCTCTCCTGCACCCCAAGCTGGTGGTCCTGTGTCAGCTCCCTCCCTGTGCCCATGTGGGGGGCAGGAGTCGGCAGGGGCTACCCCACGGTTGGGGAGAGCACTGGGTGCAGGGGGGCCTGGCCCAGCCCTAGGTCCCCTCCATGTTCTCCCTGCCTTGTCACTcgagcagaagaaaaatttctagagaaatataattttgtatcTTGATGTGAATAAAGTTCTCGTGTCGCGTTcgtgcagctgcagccaggccTGGCCTCTGACTGTGTGTGTatggggggggcacagggaagCCCCCATCCCTGCAGGAGAACAGCCTGCACCCTGCAACCACCAAAGTGCAGTTGGGCCTGGGTcccccctgcctgcaggcaagGATGGTGGGGGGAACGGTCCTGCAGTCCCCAGCCCAGAGACACCCCGCAGGCAGCAGCTACTGCAAACAGGTTTATTGACGGCTGTCAGCAGAAGGGGGTCAAGGAGGGGGGGCTACAGCGAGGAGGggggcagagcccagccccGCTGGCTGAGCCCAGCCATGCTGCCCCTCGCTGCTTCCCACCAGCACTCCCCTAGCAGCCTAATCTACAGCaaccccccctccagccccctcccctccagccaccCATCACCACCCTCCCCACCACCTTGTGGTGCCCGGGGcatctcccccccccagccccaggtaTTGCTCGGCTATAAGCCCTGtcgtgccccccacccccccaccaccaccgcGTCCCACGGAGCCAGAGggtgctgggggaagggggtggcagggggtggCCGTGCAGGGACAAAGCGGAGTCCTGGCTGGGAGAGCCTCCGTGGGCGAGCGGGCGTGCGCGGTCCCCGGGCGCAGCAGCCTCAGAACACACCTGGGGAGACAAGCGGAGGGGGGGACACAACAGCACCCGTGAAACCCTCCTcggcccagggctggggaggggcagggagggagggagggaggaaggtcgcaggaggaggaggagagccaaGGCAGGACCACGGGCAACAGTGAGGGTGGGAACGCCTCTGAGCATCACTGAGGGTCACTGCTGCTGCGGGAAGCAGGGAGGGACAGTAACCCCAGGCcaaggccggggggggggggggggtgacagtGCCCTGCAGGGCGTGCAAGGCATAGGGAAGGGGGTGACCAGGCAGGGTCTGCGATGGGgaggacagaggaggaggaaggggtaCAGGCAGGAGCGACAGCATCCAGAGGGGAGAGACAGACACAAGGCACCAAGCAGAGCCCACGTGCACACACCTCCTTGCAAGGAGGGAGAGCCCGATCCAGTACTCCCCAGcccgggcaggggcaggcagcagccagggaggcACCAGCTGGAGCCCCTGCCCatctgcagggcaggcagggagacgggagcaggcagagctggggcatgCCTGCCCGCGGGCACCCCACGCTTCCAGCAGCCGGGGCAGGGAACTGCCCCTCTTCCCGGGACCCCACCAAGGGCCCCTCTTCCAGCCACAACCCTCAACTCtggcagccccccaccccggggtgCCACCAGCCGCCCACCcacctgagcagcagcaaggaggcaGGGCAGGAAAGACCCCCTCCCttgctgggggaggcaggagctaAGCCCCAGGCAGCGAGACCCCacccctcctttcctctccctgtccctcggtgggggggggcacaacCCCAGCCCCACGCTCAGAGCAGGGGGCAGTGCCACTGCTTCGCTTTGGGGACAGGTTCGTGCCCCGCTGTGGCGGGGCTGCCGGCCCCCGGCGGTTCCCGCTCTGGGCCCCCCCGGGGACCGTGGGCTCTGCGGGCAGAGGACGGGgtgccggggctgccccccgGCACCGGCAGGGCGCCGGGGCCGTGCCCACCTGCTCGGTGGTGCCCCGCAGCCTCCATCTCGGAGAGGCTGTAGGCCATGGCCAGCTGCAAGTCCTCGTCCTCGTCCTCGCTGTCCGTGTAGAGGCAGACGGGCGAGGAGCTCGGGGGCCGGTGCGGGGCGGGCGGTGGGGGCGAGGGGGGCCGTGGGCTGGGGAAGGCTTGCTGCTCCCGCCggctcagctccagccccagcgccATGTCGTCAGGGACGCCTGTGGGGACaggggcaggggatgggggttgtgTCCGCTCCAGCTCCCCAGAGCTCGCACCGGGCCCCAGCAACTCCTGCCCACCCCACCAATCCTTCACGGCAGAGCCCCAAACCGGGGCCGACCAGGGCTCAGACCAAAACCAAGCCTGGATGCAGCACCCCCCTGCCACCccaaaggaggagaagggtCCCCAGAGGGAAAGGGCGCTGGGAGGTGGCACTGCCAGACCCCACCAAGGCGGTCTGCGGTGCTGCTTCTCACCATCGATGTGGATTGACTTCAGCTCCCCGTCCTCCTCCACTTCCACCCGCTCCCGCCCGTTCTCGATAAtcctgcagacagacagacagacagatggatggatggacggtCAAGGGCCAGGCAGCCAGAGCATCGCAGAGGCAAGCTGCAGGGTCCGAGGCCCGCCGATGAGGGGGTCCGCAGAGGCGAGGTGGGCCGGCACTGCCCTCACCGCTTGGTGGTGATGCGCCTGCCATTAACGAAGGTGGTAGAGGTGGAGACGGAGCGGAAGCCCAGCCCCGCGTCGGCGCCGGAGCTGAATGACGAGGCGAAGAAATCTGGAGAAAGGAGTGACAAGGTCGGTGCCAGGGTGGGGGGcaaggggaaggcaggggacAGACCCTGCGCAGGGGGACACGGTGTCCCGCGATGCCCCTGACGGGCGGGGGCTGGCAGCGTCTCCTACCTGAGGatcctgggaaggaggaaaagaagtggCCTCCCCCGTGGTGCCGGGGACCAGGTCCTCGCAGCTCGGAGAAGGGCAGCATCTCATCTGGAAGGCAGGGCCTTCCCCATCAGCATTGGTCCCGTGGCTGGGcgagccaggagcagggcactGCCGTGGGGACCCCTCGCCGGGGCCAGCCGTACACCCTGTTCCCAAGCCCAGCGGCTGCCCTGGGGCCAGAGAGGTGTCCCAGAGGCGGtcgccggccccccccccaccccgcacaCACCAAAAAAGTCAGCGAAGGGGTCTCGCCCGCCGAAGAACTCCCGGAAGACGTCGTGAGCACTG contains:
- the DNAJB2 gene encoding dnaJ homolog subfamily B member 2 isoform X2 — encoded protein: MVDYYEALGVSRNATADDIKKAYRKAALKWHPDKNPDNKEYAEQRFKEIAEAYEVLSDKQKRDVYDRYGKDGLMGAGPGGSRADAGAPEFTFTFRSAHDVFREFFGGRDPFADFFDEMLPFSELRGPGPRHHGGGHFFSSFPGSSDFFASSFSSGADAGLGFRSVSTSTTFVNGRRITTKRIIENGRERVEVEEDGELKSIHIDGVPDDMALGLELSRREQQAFPSPRPPSPPPPAPHRPPSSSPVCLYTDSEDEDEDLQLAMAYSLSEMEAAGHHRAGVF
- the DNAJB2 gene encoding dnaJ homolog subfamily B member 2 isoform X1, encoding MVDYYEALGVSRNATADDIKKAYRKAALKWHPDKNPDNKEYAEQRFKEIAEAYEVLSDKQKRDVYDRYGKDGLMGAGPGGSRADAGAPEFTFTFRSAHDVFREFFGGRDPFADFFDEMLPFSELRGPGPRHHGGGHFFSSFPGSSDFFASSFSSGADAGLGFRSVSTSTTFVNGRRITTKRIIENGRERVEVEEDGELKSIHIDGVPDDMALGLELSRREQQAFPSPRPPSPPPPAPHRPPSSSPVCLYTDSEDEDEDLQLAMAYSLSEMEAAGHHRAGGHGPGALPVPGGSPGTPSSARRAHGPRGGPEREPPGAGSPATAGHEPVPKAKQWHCPLL